The following coding sequences are from one Humulus lupulus chromosome X, drHumLupu1.1, whole genome shotgun sequence window:
- the LOC133805501 gene encoding cytosolic sulfotransferase 15-like, whose protein sequence is MEISNVTEKNKEEEMESDERVDETLAKLKKVKDPVRDIYRYCYQGFWIPAFALKSIISFQTQFEARDDDILLASCPKSGTTWLKSLVFAIVRRSIDFELCSNNNSLFSTTNVHDLIPFEINREFTSIIENMKPRLLSTHTPYPSLPPSIKYSSSKIVYICRNPLDVFISYWHFNHKFLGDNVEPHHLEECFNMFCEGIHPFGPFWDHILGFWKESLESPHKILFLKYEDLKRDNIFFIKKIADFLGYPFSIEEENQGVPQQIVQLCSFENLKNLDVNKTGRRQIGFSNSALFTKGEVGDWVNYLTPEMAERGKKLIQEKLGQSNLMFDF, encoded by the coding sequence ATGGAAATATCAAATGTTACTGAGAAGAACAAGGAGGAAGAAATGGAGAGCGATGAGAGAGTTGATGAAACTTTGGCAAAGCTTAAAAAAGTTAAAGATCCAGTACGTGATATTTATCGCTATTGTTATCAAGGATTTTGGATTCCAGCCTTTGCATTGAAAAGTATAATATcttttcaaactcaatttgaggCACGAGATGATGATATTTTACTAGCTTCTTGTCCAAAATCAGGTACTACTTGGTTAAAATCTCTTGTATTTGCGATTGTGAGACGTAGTATTGATTTCGAACTATGCTCGAATAATAACAGCCTTTTTTCTACTACTAATGTACATGATCTTATACCTTTTGAGATAAATAGAGAATTCACATCAATTATCGAAAACATGAAGCCAAGACTTTTGAGTACCCACACTCCTTACCCCTCGTTACCACCCTCCATCAAGTACTCTAGTTCTAAAATTGTATACATTTGTAGGAATCCTTTGGATGTATTTATTTCTTATTGGCACTTTAATCATAAGTTTTTGGGGGATAATGTGGAACCACATCATTTAGAAGAGTGCTTCAATATGTTTTGTGAAGGAATACATCCATTTGGACCATTTTGGGACCATATTTTGGGATTTTGGAAAGAAAGCTTAGAGAGTCCTCACAAAATATTGTTTTTGAAATATGAAGACCTTAAAAGAGACAATATATTTTTCATCAAAAAGATCGCAGACTTTTTGGGATATCCATTTTCAATTGAGGAAGAAAATCAAGGAGTTCCACAACAAATAGTGCAATTATGTAgctttgaaaatttgaaaaatttGGATGTAAATAAGACTGGTAGACGTCAAATTGGGTTCTCCAATAGTGCATTATTTACGAAGGGTGAAGTTGGAGATTGGGTGAACTATTTAACACCCGAAATGGCAGAGCGTGGAAAGAAGCTCATCCAAGAAAAGCTTGGACAATCTAATTTAATGTTTGATTTCTAG